A DNA window from Mycobacterium dioxanotrophicus contains the following coding sequences:
- a CDS encoding collagen-like triple helix repeat-containing protein: MGASFSDTFTGMFGITQVLWAADKLFGGGSSAPQSPPAPALDASGSPTPKPGDFVPPVAPPPLMPAPAAPAAAPAGAPQQPQQPPAGQTPAVPGAAPTIGGIPVPPVVKDVEKPPQAPGAGAPGTPGKPGDPGKPGDPGKPGDPGKPAPKPGEPGWEGSAAQKEAEAAEALKKKVEALKSLDEQLDALGKQIVDDNAEAKKKLKALQDDIDKELEYQKTSPDSSVVKTEALNKFMQDKADQAAKVITDAAAVVAQRQGQITGLGNQYPGDVGGGGGGATDPYGVGGEYGATDPYASGYGGDPYGGGGYGDPYYDEQTGYDQGGFSDAAGQLANALPQMASALPNALGGLTGGGGNPLGDLGSIIGSAVRGAGDDRRNDQTDHNNDEKPKGDEQEKKPGDGENNNDSPQPKKNQEQTTPPTTTEQAGDAPKPEAKPDGPAPAAPPAPTLVQRPDGTNATAATPAAAAAARAHLGGASLEDAYKAAGITLPPTSTPIKDTLPSLAAAQVGDLAVFKDRYVMLCGDGKVYLDGQYQPVSALAKLTGFIAFRKAPEPTTPFVPTAAPAMPVHAAAPVV, from the coding sequence ATGGGCGCAAGCTTTTCGGATACGTTCACCGGGATGTTCGGCATTACGCAGGTGCTGTGGGCGGCGGACAAGTTGTTCGGTGGGGGGTCCTCCGCGCCTCAGTCGCCGCCGGCGCCGGCGCTCGACGCGTCGGGGTCTCCCACTCCGAAGCCGGGCGATTTCGTGCCGCCGGTGGCTCCGCCACCGTTGATGCCGGCCCCGGCGGCGCCGGCCGCGGCCCCTGCTGGAGCTCCACAGCAACCCCAGCAGCCTCCTGCTGGTCAGACACCGGCGGTTCCTGGCGCGGCGCCGACGATTGGCGGTATTCCGGTACCGCCAGTGGTCAAGGACGTCGAAAAGCCGCCTCAGGCACCGGGAGCGGGCGCACCGGGCACTCCTGGCAAGCCGGGTGATCCTGGCAAGCCGGGTGATCCTGGCAAGCCGGGTGATCCTGGTAAGCCTGCTCCCAAGCCTGGTGAACCGGGCTGGGAGGGCTCGGCCGCGCAAAAGGAGGCCGAGGCGGCCGAGGCGTTGAAGAAAAAGGTTGAGGCACTGAAGTCGCTCGACGAGCAGCTCGATGCGTTGGGCAAGCAGATCGTCGACGACAACGCAGAGGCGAAAAAGAAGCTCAAGGCGTTGCAGGACGACATCGACAAGGAGCTGGAGTACCAGAAGACGTCGCCTGATTCGTCGGTGGTGAAAACCGAGGCGCTCAACAAATTCATGCAGGACAAGGCCGATCAGGCCGCCAAGGTGATCACTGATGCTGCAGCTGTGGTCGCCCAGCGCCAGGGCCAGATCACCGGATTGGGCAACCAGTACCCCGGCGACGTGGGCGGCGGCGGAGGAGGCGCGACGGACCCTTACGGCGTCGGGGGCGAGTACGGCGCCACCGATCCGTACGCAAGCGGCTACGGCGGCGATCCGTACGGCGGCGGCGGGTACGGGGATCCGTACTACGACGAACAGACCGGCTATGACCAAGGCGGTTTCAGTGATGCCGCCGGCCAGCTGGCCAACGCGCTGCCCCAGATGGCTTCCGCGCTGCCGAACGCGCTGGGCGGGTTGACCGGTGGCGGCGGTAACCCGCTCGGCGACCTGGGGAGCATCATCGGGTCGGCGGTGCGGGGCGCTGGTGATGACCGGCGCAACGACCAGACCGATCACAACAACGATGAGAAGCCGAAGGGCGACGAGCAGGAGAAAAAGCCGGGCGACGGCGAAAACAACAACGACAGCCCTCAGCCCAAAAAGAACCAGGAGCAGACCACGCCCCCGACCACAACGGAGCAGGCCGGCGACGCTCCGAAGCCGGAGGCCAAGCCAGATGGACCGGCACCGGCGGCTCCCCCAGCTCCGACGCTGGTGCAGCGTCCAGACGGCACCAACGCGACCGCGGCCACCCCGGCCGCCGCCGCGGCGGCGCGAGCACACCTGGGTGGCGCCTCGCTAGAGGACGCGTACAAGGCAGCGGGGATCACCCTGCCGCCGACCTCGACGCCCATCAAGGACACTCTGCCGTCCCTGGCCGCCGCTCAGGTTGGCGACTTGGCGGTGTTCAAGGATCGCTACGTGATGCTGTGTGGCGACGGGAAGGTGTATTTGGACGGCCAGTACCAGCCGGTGTCCGCGTTGGCGAAGCTGACGGGGTTCATCGCCTTCCGCAAGGCACCGGAGCCGACCACGCCGTTTGTCCCGACCGCGGCGCCGGCCATGCCGGTGCACGCGGCCGCGCCGGTGGTGTAA
- the ssb gene encoding single-stranded DNA-binding protein has protein sequence MSTNSITISGNVTADPELRFTPGGKAVAHFTVADTPRYQDDSGAWRDGETLYQRVEVWGDMAENVAESLTKGAAVIVTGRVMAKSYKDRETGEKKPYTEIRADEIGASLRYATAKLTRVNRRDK, from the coding sequence ATGAGCACCAACAGCATCACCATTTCCGGAAACGTCACCGCCGACCCCGAGCTGCGCTTCACCCCCGGCGGTAAGGCAGTCGCCCACTTCACTGTCGCCGACACTCCCCGCTACCAGGACGATTCCGGCGCGTGGCGCGACGGGGAAACCCTCTACCAGCGCGTCGAGGTCTGGGGCGACATGGCCGAGAACGTCGCCGAATCCCTGACCAAAGGTGCTGCCGTCATCGTCACCGGCCGCGTGATGGCCAAGAGCTACAAGGACCGAGAGACCGGCGAGAAGAAGCCCTACACCGAAATCCGTGCCGACGAGATCGGCGCATCGCTGCGCTACGCCACGGCCAAGCTCACCCGAGTCAACCGCCGCGACAAGTGA